A genomic stretch from Natronolimnobius sp. AArcel1 includes:
- a CDS encoding DUF5677 domain-containing protein has protein sequence MDDSYGDIDLSDDPLIEALNEEIIALIKEGEITELSQEDIQNVMDGAVDDLATQTYEQILSDDEGLERYQDTIADSQQNLQERWGEPLELLERLIVWSMESGRALNREYGFEATQSEDYQFHALLRLHARSVQVALEIHHLLKGGFADGAFARWRSLYELAITSSFIVQHSGVTAERFLSYRQIWEYHFAETYQDHQDDLNVEPLDPDILEGLETTRDELVDQFGESIDDNGYGSGWAAEAHSGNGGPSIHSMKEEVGLEHLSPYYKLACEAIHAGSKGTLDRLGIIRHEDIEQPEVLLSGPSNAGLNLPGQLTAISLAQVTNNLLTVHLNSAYLADMKGIQMLVSDIEQGFADVAEELEQDDREATEEWANQDIVDIALNYIDRPDLFSEKFFEEYTDFDSLEEFEDALPVGLDEVKDEGSVVTEADEAIRSHSDFDSFQDLIDTAMEVWVNQNVDLPQFGN, from the coding sequence ATGGATGATTCCTATGGTGATATTGACCTTTCCGATGATCCACTCATCGAAGCACTCAACGAAGAAATCATTGCGCTAATCAAAGAAGGTGAGATAACCGAACTCAGCCAAGAGGACATCCAGAATGTTATGGACGGAGCGGTTGATGACCTCGCCACGCAGACCTACGAACAAATTCTCAGTGATGATGAAGGCTTGGAACGGTACCAAGATACAATCGCAGACTCTCAACAGAACCTTCAAGAACGGTGGGGAGAACCCCTTGAGCTTCTTGAACGGCTCATTGTCTGGTCCATGGAAAGTGGCCGAGCACTCAACCGGGAGTATGGGTTTGAGGCTACCCAAAGCGAGGATTATCAGTTCCATGCTCTCTTGCGCCTCCACGCTCGCTCAGTCCAAGTCGCCTTAGAGATTCACCATCTTCTCAAAGGAGGGTTCGCTGATGGGGCATTCGCTCGTTGGCGATCGCTTTACGAACTCGCTATCACTTCTTCCTTTATTGTCCAGCACAGTGGGGTGACAGCAGAGCGTTTCCTCAGTTACCGGCAGATCTGGGAGTACCACTTTGCCGAGACCTATCAAGACCATCAAGACGATCTTAATGTTGAACCCCTTGACCCAGATATCCTCGAGGGGCTCGAAACGACCCGAGACGAACTGGTAGACCAATTTGGCGAGTCTATTGACGACAATGGATATGGTTCTGGCTGGGCAGCTGAGGCACACAGTGGTAATGGCGGTCCGTCAATCCACAGTATGAAAGAGGAGGTGGGACTAGAGCATCTCTCACCATACTATAAATTGGCCTGTGAAGCAATCCACGCAGGGTCAAAGGGCACACTCGACCGGTTGGGAATCATCCGTCACGAGGATATTGAACAGCCAGAAGTATTGCTATCTGGCCCCTCAAATGCCGGGTTGAATCTCCCGGGCCAGTTAACTGCAATTTCCCTTGCTCAGGTCACGAATAATCTGTTGACGGTTCATCTAAACTCGGCATATTTAGCCGACATGAAGGGTATACAAATGCTCGTTAGCGATATCGAGCAAGGGTTCGCAGATGTAGCCGAGGAACTCGAGCAGGATGATCGAGAAGCTACGGAGGAATGGGCGAACCAGGATATTGTCGATATCGCGTTAAACTACATTGACCGACCAGATCTGTTTTCTGAAAAGTTTTTTGAGGAATATACGGACTTCGACTCACTGGAAGAGTTTGAAGACGCGCTTCCCGTTGGATTAGATGAGGTGAAAGATGAAGGCTCAGTTGTCACAGAAGCCGATGAAGCCATCCGATCACATTCGGATTTTGACTCTTTCCAAGATTTGATTGATACGGCAATGGAGGTTTGGGTGAACCAGAATGTTGATCTTCCACAATTCGGGAATTGA